One window from the genome of Sulfodiicoccus acidiphilus encodes:
- a CDS encoding AMP-binding protein: MLWVPPKEVVEGSNVSQLLRKSGVTTYEELVKKSLVDYSWFWGNLPDWLGLRWERKFTQLLDSSAGPEWTSWYVGGLINLEEQLLEDKSGVALIWVPEVGPSKELTYQDLARMSSRFAGFLTSQGVGEGDVVTLYAPMIPEVLAAMFGTFRVGAIASPVFSGYGASALAERLRGTKVLVTVDGYYRRGEVRSLKGVVDSVVSDGVKVVVVERLRSSVEMKEGRDFTFREVLEYGEQERRYVDPNHPALLMYTSGTTGRPKGVLISHAGAALEPAKEQRYNFDLKPGDRLWWVSDIGWMMGPWQVIGSQVLGATHLVVEGAIDYPSKHKLWDVVRTQGVTHLGFAATVARMLKGYGAPESIPRHLKVFGNTGEPIDEDTWRWVMEVGEWKRPLINISGGTEVFGCILGPSVLTPLKPSTLWGPCLGVDADVVDDEGRSVRGKVGYLVIRRPIPSMTRGFYGDRERYLETYWYRFYGIWYHGDLAYVDEEGYWFLRGRADDVIKVAGKRVGPAELETVLNSHPAILESACVGVPDSVKGEVIYCFVKPRASSVPLGELSDLVANTLGRPFVPEKVYQVRDLPRTRSGKIMRRVIKAAVTGGPLGDLTSLENPDSVQEIKKIFER; this comes from the coding sequence GTGTTGTGGGTACCTCCTAAGGAGGTAGTGGAGGGATCTAACGTCTCCCAATTGTTGAGGAAGTCAGGAGTTACCACTTACGAGGAATTAGTCAAGAAGTCCTTGGTCGACTACTCTTGGTTCTGGGGAAACCTCCCTGATTGGTTGGGGTTGAGGTGGGAGAGGAAGTTCACTCAGTTGTTAGATAGTTCTGCAGGGCCTGAGTGGACGTCGTGGTACGTAGGGGGCTTAATCAACCTAGAGGAACAACTCCTTGAAGATAAGTCTGGCGTCGCCCTGATCTGGGTACCAGAAGTGGGACCCTCCAAGGAGCTCACGTATCAAGATCTGGCACGTATGAGTTCCAGGTTTGCCGGCTTTTTGACCTCCCAGGGAGTGGGGGAGGGAGACGTGGTAACTCTCTACGCTCCCATGATCCCTGAGGTATTGGCAGCCATGTTTGGGACGTTCAGGGTGGGCGCAATCGCCTCTCCGGTTTTCTCGGGCTACGGGGCCTCTGCCTTGGCCGAGAGACTTAGGGGAACGAAAGTCCTAGTCACCGTCGACGGCTACTACAGGAGGGGTGAAGTGAGGAGTTTGAAGGGGGTGGTGGACTCAGTGGTGAGCGATGGTGTCAAGGTAGTGGTGGTAGAGAGACTGAGGTCGTCGGTGGAGATGAAAGAAGGAAGGGACTTCACCTTTAGGGAGGTTCTGGAATACGGGGAGCAGGAGAGGAGGTACGTGGATCCCAACCATCCCGCCCTCCTCATGTATACATCGGGCACCACGGGCAGGCCAAAGGGAGTCCTCATAAGCCACGCTGGAGCCGCGTTAGAGCCGGCGAAGGAACAGAGGTACAACTTCGATCTAAAGCCTGGCGATAGGCTCTGGTGGGTAAGTGACATAGGGTGGATGATGGGTCCATGGCAGGTTATAGGGTCTCAGGTCCTTGGAGCTACCCACCTCGTAGTGGAAGGAGCAATAGATTATCCCTCGAAACACAAACTGTGGGACGTTGTCAGAACTCAGGGCGTGACTCACCTTGGCTTCGCGGCCACAGTGGCCAGGATGTTGAAAGGGTACGGGGCTCCTGAGAGCATACCTAGGCACCTGAAGGTCTTTGGAAACACCGGGGAACCCATAGACGAGGACACGTGGAGGTGGGTAATGGAGGTGGGGGAGTGGAAGAGGCCCCTAATCAACATCTCTGGTGGGACTGAGGTGTTCGGTTGTATATTGGGCCCTAGCGTGCTCACCCCACTCAAGCCCTCAACTCTGTGGGGACCTTGTTTGGGAGTAGACGCCGACGTAGTGGACGATGAAGGCAGATCAGTGAGAGGTAAAGTGGGTTACTTGGTGATTAGAAGGCCAATTCCCTCGATGACCAGGGGGTTCTACGGTGATAGAGAGAGGTATCTAGAGACCTACTGGTATAGGTTCTATGGTATTTGGTATCATGGTGACTTAGCCTATGTGGACGAGGAGGGTTACTGGTTCCTTCGAGGAAGGGCCGACGACGTAATTAAAGTGGCGGGTAAGAGGGTCGGCCCTGCCGAGCTAGAGACAGTGTTGAACTCACATCCCGCGATCTTGGAGAGTGCCTGCGTTGGTGTCCCAGACTCCGTGAAGGGAGAGGTGATATACTGCTTCGTTAAACCGAGGGCATCCTCGGTTCCACTAGGGGAACTCAGCGATCTGGTGGCCAACACGCTTGGGAGGCCGTTCGTCCCAGAGAAGGTATATCAGGTCAGGGACCTCCCACGAACCAGATCAGGTAAAATAATGAGGAGGGTGATCAAGGCGGCTGTGACGGGAGGCCCACTAGGGGACCTCACCTCACTGGAGAATCCAGACTCCGTTCAGGAAATTAAAAAAATATTTGAGAGATAA
- a CDS encoding lactate/malate dehydrogenase family protein, whose translation MAKIAFIGVGKIGQTIAYSIIMDGLASEAMIYDVIPELPDKFEHELRHALATRGLNTEILSSNNIQDVNGADVVVITAGKPRKPGMSRRDLFVDNAKIMMGLAKDLVPRNPGAKYVMVTNPVDMMASVFMNYSKAFTISTGDQVETMRMRSFIAKKLKTPVTKVNGFVGGEHGEDAVVLWSTVSVDGKPFDQLGLKREEVDQYVKGIAAEIIRVMGGTTWGPATIIKDVVRSIVLNENRVMSIATPHKVDNDYIHIAVPTVVGNVIGPSIEGTLPEEEKEKLNQALRDVHRVYKENMAQLVGTT comes from the coding sequence ATGGCAAAGATAGCGTTCATAGGTGTTGGGAAAATAGGTCAGACCATAGCCTACTCAATCATAATGGATGGCTTGGCCTCTGAGGCAATGATATACGACGTGATACCCGAGCTGCCTGACAAGTTCGAACACGAACTTAGGCACGCCCTCGCCACTCGAGGCCTAAACACAGAGATCCTGAGTTCCAATAACATACAGGACGTGAACGGGGCGGATGTAGTGGTGATCACTGCCGGAAAACCAAGGAAACCGGGTATGAGTAGGAGGGATCTTTTCGTGGACAACGCCAAGATAATGATGGGACTTGCCAAGGACCTAGTACCTAGGAACCCTGGGGCGAAGTACGTCATGGTCACCAACCCGGTGGATATGATGGCGTCCGTATTCATGAACTACTCGAAGGCGTTCACAATAAGCACCGGAGACCAGGTGGAGACGATGAGGATGAGGTCGTTTATAGCTAAGAAGTTGAAGACGCCCGTCACCAAGGTTAATGGCTTCGTCGGCGGAGAACACGGAGAAGACGCTGTAGTCCTGTGGAGCACAGTTTCAGTTGACGGGAAACCCTTCGATCAATTAGGACTGAAGAGGGAAGAGGTTGACCAATACGTCAAAGGAATAGCGGCGGAAATCATAAGGGTAATGGGAGGGACAACTTGGGGACCCGCCACTATTATAAAGGACGTAGTGAGGTCCATAGTGTTGAACGAGAATAGGGTTATGAGTATAGCTACCCCTCACAAGGTGGACAACGACTACATTCACATCGCTGTACCTACGGTCGTAGGCAACGTTATTGGACCTTCAATAGAAGGAACTCTACCCGAGGAAGAGAAGGAGAAGTTGAACCAAGCACTAAGGGACGTGCACAGAGTCTACAAGGAGAATATGGCGCAACTTGTAGGCACAACTTAA
- a CDS encoding MmgE/PrpD family protein — MEIAELIAEYVTSSDTIPDESLKEASRRFVDSLGVARAALGSPPVSASKRALTAFHGEASLIGGGRSSPDAAAFYNALAIRYLDFNDTYLSKEPLHPSDMIGGLIALATAFNKSGRELAEAIVVGYEVGVSLCDTTSLRAKGFDHVNFLQVGAAAGMARLMGLDRRATANAISMTVVPHVALRQTRVGELSMWKAGAAGEAVRNATFAVLLARQGFTGPKEPFSGKMGFINLIARDLDPTPLSKMNGRRILDTYIKYYPVEYHAQAAVEAAKKIKVKDVKKVTIETYEAGKSILADKEKWRPTNRETADHSLPYIVAVTLLRGEFWLESYDLIGDPRVLEIMDKTEVVEREDYTRVYADELPTRVIVESSEGVKEAEVRIPRGHSRNPMSDEEVLSKYSRLTGQEERLNLLQLSPDGLRWEVS, encoded by the coding sequence GTGGAGATAGCCGAACTGATAGCGGAGTACGTAACGTCCTCGGACACTATACCAGATGAGTCCCTCAAGGAGGCCTCGAGAAGGTTTGTGGACTCGTTGGGCGTGGCCAGGGCTGCTCTCGGATCCCCACCGGTCTCCGCCAGCAAGAGGGCGCTCACCGCGTTCCATGGGGAGGCCTCTCTCATAGGAGGGGGAAGGTCAAGTCCTGACGCGGCGGCCTTCTATAACGCCCTAGCGATAAGGTACCTCGACTTCAACGACACCTACCTGTCCAAGGAGCCGCTACATCCAAGCGATATGATAGGCGGGTTGATAGCTCTGGCTACTGCCTTCAACAAGTCGGGGAGGGAATTAGCAGAGGCGATCGTAGTAGGTTACGAGGTGGGAGTTAGCCTCTGTGACACCACTTCATTGAGAGCAAAGGGCTTCGACCACGTGAACTTCTTGCAGGTGGGGGCAGCAGCGGGCATGGCCAGGCTGATGGGGCTCGACAGGAGAGCCACGGCAAACGCGATATCCATGACAGTAGTTCCTCACGTAGCATTGAGGCAGACCAGAGTTGGGGAACTCTCTATGTGGAAGGCCGGAGCAGCAGGGGAGGCCGTGAGGAACGCCACCTTCGCCGTGTTACTTGCTAGACAGGGTTTCACCGGGCCTAAGGAGCCTTTCTCGGGGAAGATGGGGTTCATTAACCTCATCGCTAGGGACCTAGACCCCACTCCTCTCTCTAAAATGAACGGGAGGAGGATACTCGACACCTACATAAAGTACTACCCGGTTGAGTATCATGCTCAGGCAGCGGTGGAGGCTGCGAAGAAGATAAAGGTGAAGGACGTGAAGAAAGTGACCATAGAGACCTACGAAGCGGGTAAGAGCATCCTGGCCGACAAGGAGAAATGGAGGCCGACAAACAGGGAGACCGCCGATCACAGCCTACCCTACATAGTTGCCGTTACCCTATTGAGGGGTGAGTTCTGGTTAGAGTCTTACGACCTCATAGGTGACCCGAGGGTGCTAGAGATCATGGATAAAACGGAAGTCGTAGAGAGGGAGGACTACACTAGGGTCTACGCCGATGAATTACCTACCAGAGTAATAGTGGAGTCGTCAGAGGGTGTAAAGGAGGCAGAGGTCAGGATCCCTAGAGGTCACTCTAGGAATCCTATGAGTGACGAAGAGGTGTTAAGTAAGTATTCCAGGCTCACAGGGCAAGAGGAAAGGCTCAATTTACTGCAGCTCAGTCCAGACGGGTTGAGGTGGGAGGTGAGCTGA